In a single window of the Planctomycetia bacterium genome:
- a CDS encoding YggS family pyridoxal phosphate-dependent enzyme, which yields MTSNVASLRRRLSENFKKVRDRISAACERARRSPDDVQLIAVTKSVDIEVIRQVLELGTIDIGESRPQQLNQRAGMMHEFIERRAVLGGRREGPPARPRWHMIGHLQRNKVKLVVPWAEMIHSVDSLRLAEDLHLQATRLGRVVDILLQVNTTGERSKFGVAVGAAPHLTEHLAAWPGVRLCGLMTMAPLDSTPEELRLAFSRLKDIFEDMRGDRYVGPAFEHLSMGMSNDFEYAIEAGATMVRIGSLLFEGMTSSVADKDDDDE from the coding sequence GTGACCAGCAATGTTGCCTCACTTCGCAGGCGTCTCTCCGAGAATTTCAAAAAGGTCAGGGATCGTATCTCCGCGGCCTGCGAGCGAGCCCGGCGCAGTCCCGACGACGTCCAACTCATCGCCGTTACCAAATCCGTTGATATTGAAGTCATCCGCCAGGTGCTTGAGCTCGGCACCATCGACATCGGCGAGAGCCGGCCCCAGCAGCTCAACCAGCGCGCCGGCATGATGCACGAATTCATCGAGCGTCGGGCCGTTCTGGGTGGGAGGAGAGAGGGCCCGCCCGCAAGGCCGCGCTGGCACATGATCGGCCACCTCCAGCGCAACAAGGTCAAGCTTGTCGTCCCCTGGGCGGAGATGATCCACAGCGTTGACAGCCTTCGTCTTGCCGAGGATCTCCATCTGCAGGCGACGAGGCTCGGCCGGGTCGTCGACATCCTATTGCAGGTGAACACCACCGGTGAACGCTCCAAGTTCGGCGTGGCCGTCGGCGCGGCGCCGCATCTGACTGAACACCTTGCCGCGTGGCCGGGCGTTCGACTGTGTGGTCTCATGACCATGGCTCCGCTCGATTCGACCCCCGAGGAACTTCGTCTGGCCTTTTCCCGGCTCAAGGACATCTTCGAAGACATGCGCGGCGACCGATATGTCGGACCGGCGTTTGAGCATCTATCCATGGGGATGAGTAACGATTTCGAGTACGCCATTGAGGCCGGCGCCACCATGGTTCGGATCGGCAGCCTCCTCTTCGAGGGGATGACATCTTCGGTTGCGGACAAGGATGATGACGACGAGTGA
- a CDS encoding undecaprenyl/decaprenyl-phosphate alpha-N-acetylglucosaminyl 1-phosphate transferase: MTLTAGSTVDLLKAYCWPLAVALAVTLAVCPLVKRIAIKLELYDRPDGGLKPHQVPIPYLGGVAMYVGWAAALAVTYALVPEVRKTLPWIMIAGTVLMLTGLIDDIRHLSPKVRLLIQAGMAAMLVYGGIGRHVSRALLVPIQSIAPDLFLSEPFVAAVSVGVCIFALAGAMNATNFIDGLDGLCGGILAIASVGLALVSLVVHRLDPSHDPSAAVRFALCAGVLGACLGFLHYNFNPASIFMGDSGSLLLGFNVAVLLLLLAEQPHHAGYATWRWLDAGLIVFAFPVLDTAVAITRRWLRGRPLFVGDRSHLYDQLRDRGLSVRRTVLTCYAIGLIFALLGPAISRLPAILLFAVLIGIPSAAGILCRQFGLLRVDDTASRSAAARHGDSRSGL; encoded by the coding sequence TTGACGTTGACTGCCGGCTCGACGGTTGACCTGCTCAAGGCCTACTGCTGGCCGCTCGCGGTTGCGCTGGCCGTTACTCTCGCTGTCTGCCCTCTCGTGAAGCGCATCGCCATCAAGCTGGAACTTTACGATCGTCCCGATGGCGGCCTCAAGCCGCATCAGGTTCCAATTCCCTACCTCGGCGGTGTGGCCATGTACGTCGGCTGGGCCGCGGCCCTTGCGGTAACGTACGCATTGGTCCCCGAGGTGCGAAAGACGCTCCCGTGGATCATGATCGCCGGGACGGTTCTCATGCTCACCGGCCTGATTGACGACATCCGTCACCTCTCGCCAAAAGTCCGTTTGCTGATTCAGGCCGGCATGGCCGCCATGCTCGTCTACGGCGGCATCGGGCGTCACGTGTCACGAGCCCTGCTTGTGCCGATTCAATCCATTGCGCCGGACCTGTTTCTTTCCGAGCCGTTTGTCGCGGCGGTCAGCGTCGGCGTCTGCATATTTGCGCTGGCCGGCGCCATGAATGCGACCAATTTTATAGATGGTCTGGACGGCCTTTGCGGCGGCATCCTGGCCATTGCCTCCGTCGGGCTGGCCCTGGTGAGCCTCGTCGTGCATCGGCTGGACCCCTCGCATGATCCCAGCGCCGCCGTCCGCTTCGCCCTTTGCGCCGGCGTGCTCGGCGCGTGCCTTGGTTTCCTCCACTACAACTTCAATCCGGCGTCCATCTTCATGGGCGACAGCGGCTCGCTCCTGCTGGGCTTCAACGTGGCTGTGCTCCTGCTCCTGCTCGCCGAGCAGCCCCATCACGCCGGTTATGCGACATGGCGCTGGCTCGATGCAGGTCTGATCGTCTTTGCGTTTCCGGTTCTCGATACAGCCGTCGCAATCACGCGGCGATGGCTGCGCGGCCGTCCGCTGTTCGTCGGCGATCGCAGCCACCTGTACGATCAATTGCGCGATCGCGGCCTATCCGTGCGCCGGACCGTGTTGACCTGCTATGCGATCGGCCTCATCTTTGCATTGCTCGGTCCGGCCATCTCGCGTTTGCCGGCGATTCTCCTCTTCGCGGTCCTCATTGGGATTCCCTCGGCGGCCGGTATTCTCTGCAGGCAGTTCGGACTGCTCCGCGTGGACGACACGGCCTCACGTTCGGCGGCCGCCCGGCACGGTGATTCGCGCTCGGGGTTGTGA
- a CDS encoding DegT/DnrJ/EryC1/StrS family aminotransferase: MKPPAVQTPIPLLDLKGQYAPIREEIRRAIDAVCDSQRFIGGPEVVACEEAIAAYCGCKYAIGMSSGTDALLCSMMAMGIGPGDEVVVPSFTFFATAGCVSRLGAKPVFVDVDPDTCNTTADYIAKAITPRTKLIIPVHLFGQCADMDPIMALGKSRNIPVMEDAAQSIGATYKGRQACSMGDVGTLSFFPSKNLGAFGDAGMVCTNRSDLADRIRMFRDHGASPKYYHKWIGGNFRLDALQAAVVRIKLQYLSGWSKQRGENACRYGGLFAGSVVRPPVINESNISIFNQYCIRVPRRDELRKHLDAHGIGNEVYYPVPLHMQECFASLGGKPGDCPNAEAAARDILAIPIYPELTTEQQERVAATILDFYKSGA, encoded by the coding sequence ATGAAGCCTCCCGCCGTTCAAACTCCCATCCCGCTGCTCGATCTCAAGGGGCAGTACGCTCCCATCCGAGAAGAGATACGCAGGGCCATCGACGCCGTCTGCGATTCTCAGCGTTTCATCGGCGGCCCTGAGGTGGTTGCCTGTGAGGAGGCCATCGCCGCCTACTGTGGCTGCAAGTACGCCATTGGAATGAGCAGCGGTACCGACGCGCTGTTGTGCAGCATGATGGCCATGGGCATCGGGCCGGGTGATGAGGTTGTCGTGCCGTCCTTCACCTTCTTCGCCACGGCCGGCTGCGTGAGCCGACTCGGCGCCAAGCCCGTCTTTGTCGATGTCGATCCTGACACCTGCAACACAACGGCGGACTACATCGCGAAGGCGATCACCCCGCGAACAAAGCTCATCATCCCGGTGCATCTCTTCGGCCAGTGCGCGGACATGGACCCGATTATGGCCCTGGGCAAGTCTCGCAATATCCCCGTCATGGAGGACGCCGCTCAGTCGATTGGCGCCACGTACAAGGGCAGGCAGGCTTGTTCGATGGGCGACGTCGGCACGCTCTCGTTTTTCCCCAGCAAAAATCTCGGCGCTTTTGGCGATGCCGGCATGGTTTGCACCAACAGGTCCGACCTCGCCGATCGCATCCGCATGTTCCGCGACCATGGCGCATCCCCGAAGTACTACCACAAGTGGATCGGCGGCAATTTCCGGCTCGATGCCCTCCAGGCCGCCGTGGTGCGGATCAAGCTGCAGTATCTGTCCGGCTGGTCGAAGCAGCGCGGCGAAAACGCCTGCCGATATGGTGGGCTCTTCGCGGGGAGCGTGGTTCGGCCGCCCGTCATCAATGAGTCGAACATCTCCATCTTCAATCAGTACTGCATTCGCGTGCCCCGGCGCGACGAGCTGCGCAAGCACCTCGACGCCCATGGCATCGGCAACGAAGTCTATTACCCCGTCCCGCTTCACATGCAGGAGTGTTTCGCCTCCCTGGGCGGCAAGCCCGGCGACTGTCCAAACGCCGAGGCGGCGGCCCGTGACATCCTGGCCATTCCGATTTACCCGGAGCTCACCACCGAGCAGCAGGAGCGCGTGGCGGCGACCATTCTCGATTTCTATAAGTCCGGGGCCTGA
- a CDS encoding DUF2304 domain-containing protein, which yields MNGYQIIAVSILGLLLLISLTAMFRGWATRREGAAWSAIFLAAIVATIRPQITQDIANALDIDRGADLVFYCGVLVMMVGFWMTYLRMRRLRRDVTLLVRHIAILEARGSLAPVDRPSPDGP from the coding sequence ATGAATGGATATCAAATCATCGCCGTCAGCATCCTCGGTCTGTTACTCCTGATCAGCCTCACGGCCATGTTCCGCGGCTGGGCCACGAGGCGTGAGGGCGCTGCATGGTCCGCGATTTTTCTCGCTGCGATCGTGGCCACCATCAGGCCGCAAATCACCCAGGACATCGCCAACGCCCTCGATATCGACCGCGGCGCGGACCTCGTCTTTTACTGCGGTGTCCTGGTCATGATGGTGGGCTTCTGGATGACCTACCTTCGCATGCGCCGTCTCCGCCGAGACGTCACGCTCCTGGTTCGCCACATCGCCATTCTCGAGGCACGCGGGTCGCTTGCCCCCGTTGATCGTCCATCGCCTGACGGCCCATAA